CATAGCCACTTAGATTTTCACACTCTTTTATAAGATGTTGATGCTTTGCTAAGATATTTTTTTTATGTAAAAAAATAACTCTTGTGCCTTGATATCTTGCGGCTTTAACATTTTTCCAAAATTTATAAGCATTTTTAGAAATGCCTGCTAAATGATGAAATTGTGTATTTAAAATATAATCATCTAAAAATTGATTAGGAGGTAAAATAATATAATCCATAGTTTTTCTTTTTATTTTTTTAGATTATACTAAAAATTGACTTTTGTTTATATTTTTAATTCAAATTTTGATTAAAATAAAACAAATCAAATAAGGATTAAATATGAAATTTGAAACTATTAATCACGAAGGTATTAAAAAACTTATGGATATTTTTTATGCAAAAATTAGAGTGCATAAAGATTTAGGACCTATTTTTAATGATAAGATTGGTTATGATGATGAAAGCTGGCAAAAGCATAAAGAAAAAATTGCTAGTTTTTGGGCAGGAATGTTTTTAGCAGATCCAAGTTATAGCGGCTCTCCATTAAGAGCACACCATGAATTACCTCCTTTTCCAAGAGAATTTTTTGATATATGGCTTGAGTTGTTTGATGAAAGTTTGCAACAAGTTTTTGAAGAAGAACCAAGAGGTATTATCATAGAAAGAGCAAGAATGATAGCACAAAGATTTCAAATGATTATCTATGAGCATAGATTCGCTTAAGAGCTTAGCACTCTTTAGCGAAAATTAAAAGTATGTAAATTTTCATTTTTTGAGTATTGATAGTCATATTTTCCATCAAGATATATCACTAAACGATAATACCCC
The genomic region above belongs to Campylobacter peloridis LMG 23910 and contains:
- a CDS encoding group III truncated hemoglobin: MKFETINHEGIKKLMDIFYAKIRVHKDLGPIFNDKIGYDDESWQKHKEKIASFWAGMFLADPSYSGSPLRAHHELPPFPREFFDIWLELFDESLQQVFEEEPRGIIIERARMIAQRFQMIIYEHRFA